CATCCTATTTTTGTAATTATGGAATCGTTCAATTAGATTAGAACATCAGAAACTGTTTAAATTTTACCGAAATATTTTTTATAATTGGACTGTCTATTTTTCTTTGCTACTATTTTGGTCTCTTTTGCGCATCTTTTTCACTTTTTCCTTTTGATTTAGCCCGCTAAATCCGCAAGAAAAAAATAAAAAATCTATCCCAAAATAGATTCAAAATAGTATAGCAATAAAATTTAAACAGTTTCTCAATCTAAAACAATAAAAATCATGGCACAGCAAAATCATCAACCCATTTACCCTTGCATTTGGTGTAAGAATAATAATGCCCGCGAGATAGCGGATTTTTACGTATCCGTTTTTCCCGACACAAAAATAACGGATGAAAATCAGTATGTGAATATTATTGCAATAGGCGGTCAAAGGATTATGCTGCTGAACGGTAATGCGGAGACCACTCCCAATCCTTCTATTTCGCTGATGTATATGACTACGTCGGAAAAGGAGGTAGAGGACCTGTACGCAAAACTGACAGAAGGCGGAAGCACTTTGATGGCACTCGACAGTTACCCGTTCAGTCCGAAATATGCCTGGGTGGAGGACCGCTACGGTGTATCGTGGCAACTGATTGCCGGTGAAGCAAAGGATATCATTCAGAAAGTAGTGCCTACGATGATGTTTACTGGAGATAACAATGGCAAAGCAGAGGAGGCTATGCGCCTTTACACTTCGCTTTTTCCCGAATCGGAAATAAGAGGTATACTGAGATACACCGGAGAGGAAGGTGAGATCAGGGGAAACATCCAGCATGCCGAATTTGTAGTGAATGGTTACCTGATGATGGCTATGGATAGCTCTTATCCACATGCATTTAATTTCAATGAAGGGGTTTCACTGGTAGTAGAATGTGATACCCAGGAAGAGATAGATCACTACTGGGACGGACTTACTACTGATGGCGGCAAGGAAGTTATGTGCGGCTGGCTGACGGATAAATATGGTGTCAGTTGGCAGGTCACGCCGAGTGAGTTCGAAGAACTGATACTCAAATCACCCAAAGTATTCGAGGCGATGTTGAAAATGAAGAAGATGGATATCGGCAAACTGAAGGAAGCAGCGGAATCGCCCGAATAATTTCAATTACATTAGACTATTTTTCGCTATGGCATAGCTCAAGCAAGCTTGGCTCTGCTCATTTAGCTTAACGAAATAGTTCATTATATATAATCACTTAAACATTTAAAAATCATGCTTAAATTAGATCCGTACCTCAATTTTGACGGTACATGCGAAGAGGCTTTCAATTTCTACAGATCCGTGTTTGGCGGAGAGTTTAAAGGTGGAATCATGAGAATGAAAGATGTGGAGGGAATGGACGTGCCCCAGGCTTTTAAAGACCGTGTAATGCATGTCTCATTGCCTGTCGGTAACGATCTGCTGATGGGGTCGGATACGATACCCGGTATGGGCAATCCTTTTCAAGCGGGGAATAATAACTATATCAGCATCACAGCCGACAGTCGTGAGGAAGCTGACAGGCTGTTCAACGGACTATCGGCCGGAGGTGAGATTGAGATGCCGATGGAGGATATGTTCTGGGGCGATTACTTCGGCAGTCTTAAAGACCGGTTCGGGGTAATGTGGATGATCTCCAGCCCATCAGGACAACAGATGATGTAATTCCCCCAACTTTACTTTTTACTTATCTTATATAATCGTCCTTCATCCGTTACGGCATAGAGTGCACCGTCGTTACCGTCGGCCACATCACGGAAGCGTTGCCCTTCATTGGCGAGCAGGCGTTCTTCGCCTGTTACTTTGTTATCTTTGATTACAAGCCGGACAATATGTTTAGTATTGAGCCCGCCAATGAAGAGGTTATTTTCCCATTCGGGAATGGCGTTGGAACTATAGAAAGCCATGCCACTGGGTGAAAAGACAGGATCCCAGTAGTAAACAGGTTGCTCCATACCTTCTTTTTGTGTAATTCCTTCACCGATGATATTGCCGCTGTACTCGATGCCATAGGTGATGGTAGGCCATCCGTAGTTTTTACCCGGTTTAATAAGGTTGACTTCATCACCGCCGCGCGGCCCCATCTCACTGAGCCAGAGTTCACCTGTAACAGGATGGATATCCAGGCCCTGCGGATTACGGTGTCCGTAGCTGTATATTTCCGGCAGTGCTCCCTCGGTACCGATAAACGGGTTGCCCGGAACAGGTTCACCTTCTGTGGTGATGTATATTACTTTACCGTGACCGGTATTGAGCTTTTGGGCGTTGGGACGGGTGGCGAGATCAGACCGTTCACCGGTAGTGGCGAAGATATGTCCGTTCTTATCAAACAATAGACGGCTGCCGAAGTGCATGCTATTGTCGAAATAGGGGATGGCGCGGTAGATGATGCGGAAATCCTCTATGTTTGTTTCATCGTCGGAGAGTTTTCCTTTGCCCACTGCTGTGAGGGAGCCTTGCGCAGTCCGCTCAGCAAAAGTAAAATAGAGCATCCTGCTGCTACTGAAATCGGGTGCCGGTGCCACATCCAGCAATCCCCCCTGACTCCGGTCGTCTACTTCAGGAAATCCTGTAATGGGAGCACTTACATTGCCGTCGGTGGTGGCGATACGCATAGTACCGGCCTTTTCTGTGATGGCCAGCCGGCCGTCAGGCAGTGGTGTGACCGCCCATGGCTTCACTAATCCGTCGGCGATAACAGTCGCTTCGTAAGGAGTTGTCGTTTTCACGCCTGCAACGCGGGTTTGTCCCTCGAAAGCGGGTTTAAAATCGGGGTTGTTGGGCTTTTCGGTCTCTACCGGGGGCAGAGTCTCTTCGTTCGGTTCTTGTTCGCTTGTTTTCGGTGCTTCACATGAAGCCGAAAGCAACACAAAAGCCGATAAAAAAAGTGCTGTAATCTTTAAATAGTTCATAGGACTGTGATTTATTGTAATCTGATTGTTTTGAATAGAAAGCCAAACCGGATCCGGTAGTTACCGTATGCTGTTGTTGATTGTGATCCGGCCGGCTCATTTCCTTTAACAACGCGTAAATCGCAATTGTTCAATATCATGAGATACATAATTGGCTGTAAACTATTTTAATGTATCTTTGTTCTTATCATATCATAGTATTTCTGTAACTTTAAAATTTATGCTTACGTACAACGTTCAACTAAGAAAAGAAGAGGAAGGCGGATATACAGCGATTGTTCCGGCTCTTCCCGGCTGTATTACCTATGGTGAGACGGTGGATGAGGCCATTGCGATGGTAAAGGAAGCCGTGGAATTATATATTGATGAACTTACAGATCGCGGTGAACCAATACCGGACGATACTCATACTCTTGAACTTTCTATACATGTTGAAGCTGTATGAATTTAAGCCCCAAATATCTTATTGATCTCTTGGAACAAAATGGATTTATTTTCAAAAGGTCAAAAGGCTCGCATAGATTGTACTATAATTCCCAAACAAATAAAACAGTCATTGTTCCAATGCACGGAAATAAGGACTTAAAAAAAGGAACATTCTTTGCAATTTTAAAGCAAGCCGGGATTACGTATAGATAATTCAATTAAACATAAAAAACCGGGGAATAAAGAAGACCACTTTATTCCCCGGTTTTTACTTTTTATATTTAGTCTCCAATACTTACTTGACTTCCACTTCAATCCACTGCGAACGATCGGGTGGTGCGGGTCAGAATAGAATTAATATCGATCGTATTTTTTGTCAATAAAAACATCTTTCACTGCCTCCAAGTAATCGAAGCCATGTAACATATCCGGTAGCAGGTAGCTACCTTCTACCCATTCGTTCCAGGCATTAATTGTTATCAGTTTTGTTTGTCCCGGGTGTTGGTCAGCATATTCTTTTGCTTTTGAAAGCAGCGTGGCAAAACTTTTGGGTGTATTATGATAATGCACTATATCCTTTATCCCTTTTTTGGGAAATCTAGGTGTATCATCCCACCCGATTGAGACGCACGGGAAAACGGGAACATCTAATATTTCGTTCATTTGTTCCCTTATTTTGACTGAATTGGCTCCATAGACAAGATAATCTTCTGCCATTCCTCCCATGTTATACATAGCCACACTGTTAAACCCCATGGAATCTACATTTTTTTTAAACTCCCGGGCTTTTTCTTCCGACATAAGCGATCCCCCGCCTTGATTCCATTGGATATGAAGTCCCGGGAATCCGGCCTTTTGTACTTCATCCCTGAAATAATCCAGGGCCTTTCGGGTTTCTTCTATGCTACCGCCGAAACTTTCCTTCAACTTGTCGATGCTAAAAATGGAGAAAACAGGTTCACCATTAATCTTAAAGTAGTTGGGTTGTTTAAAATATTGGTTAATAACCCTGTCGACAATAATTTTGTAATTTTCCCAATCAACTTTAGCATCCCATAAAATGGAAGCATCATCTCCATAACGGTGATAATTCCAATAGTTATGTTTTACATCATGGTTGGCCCACATAATATAGAACTGCATTTTATGACTGTTGTTGGCTTTCAGAAACCCGTCATTCAAAGCACTTTCCAGGTATGGACCCTCTTCATACCAATACCAGTCATAAACAAATACATTCACACCATGGTCAATGGCTACATCTATCCAGCGTTCAACTACCTTTGGGTTGTTATCCATCTCGTATCCCCACAGTGGTTGACGTGGTTGATAATGGCCTTCATATCTGGGATTCCCTTTTTTTATCACTTCCCATTCACCTATACCCTCTGTCCATAATTTTTCCCTTGCCAATGGGTCATCGTGACATGATGGCCAGATGTAAGCCGCAACATAATATTCATTTTTAATTTCCTGATCTACTGGTTGTGATTGAGTTTCGAAGATATTTCCCCAAATAAATCCGACCAATATAAGTAAACCAATACAAATTTCATTCTTTTTCATAATTGCTTTTATTAATCGAGTAATGTTATATAATTATCTATCTTACTTTTCAGAGGCATCCAATCCCAAAAATAATACAAAATGCACATATGATAAGAAACTGTTTTGAATTTTTTCATCAATTGTTTTTTAGTAATTTTTTGATGGATTTGGATTTTCATTTATTGAAATGTAGCGGGCTACTAGAAAGAAATGAAAATTCGAAGGCGCAAAAAAGGGCAAAAAACAAGATGAAAGAGTGAAAAAATAAGTGTAAAATAATTACTCGTAAAATTCAAAACAGTTTCTAAGCAAATCGTTCTAAATTACCAACCCGGATTTTGGGTCAAATTTGGGTTAAGTGTCAATTCATCTTGTGGAATAGAGTACAAATAATCTCTGTTTTCTTTAAATTGATATCCGTTGGGCAGTTGTTGCCTGTAGTGGTCAATTAAGCCATTATCGTCTACATTCCCGTTATAATCAGGAAATTCAGCAACATTTAACGGATAACCTTTAGGCCTTTTATTTTTAAATAGTGAATGTGCAGCCCATCTATTTAAATCTTCATCACGCATTCCTTCCAGTGCTAATTCCACTCTTCTTTCCCTCCGTATTTCATAGAGTTCATCTGGAATTGGATATCCGTAATCAATTAAGTTTGGGTCTTCTGTTTGTTTGTTGACAGTGAAATTGGGCATACCTACCCTTGCTCTCAGAAGATTTAATTGTTCATAAACAATTGAGTTGTCAAGTTCATATTTTGCTTCAGCATAATTTAAAAGAACTTCTCCAAAACGAAATATAATTAAACCAGTTTGACTTCCTGCTTCCCATGATTGTGCTGCGCCACTTGAGTAGGGATTTGTAGTTTTTTTTATTTGAAATCCTGTAGGACATAATTGGAGTACGCCTGCATCAATTGTCGGTTTATCAAAGATTAAATTTCTTTCAACACTTCTATAATCTCCAGGTATATATATAGTTGACTTTAGCCTTACGTCGCAATTTTGTGCTATTTGTATTAAAAAGTCATTACCTTTTGAAGTTCCGGATAAATTCAGATAATCGAAAGGTTTTCCATTTTTACCAAGATATGAGGAAATCAAGTCCCATGTAGCACCCTTTTGTTCTGCATTATAGCTAAGGTATCCTTCCACAGTGTTACCAAAACCTTCGGCTAAATTAAAAGATTTATATAATAATACTTCATTAATGTCACCCATATTTTCTAAACCAAACATTGTGTAGTAATCACTGTCTGGTTTTCCCGTTTCATATATACCCACTAAATAATTACCTCCAATTAGTTCTTCTGCAGCTTCAACACATTTGAGAAAGTATTTATCCGGGTCAATGCCAGGTGTTGAGAATTGTGTTCCTGAGTGATACTTTTGCCAGCTTCCTTCAAATAATGCAACCCTTGTCTGGAAAGCCAATGCTACTTCTTTATTAATGACACAATTTCCCACATCTTTTCTATAATCCAAGAAAAGAACAGCTTTGTCTAAATCGTCCAATATGTTGTCAATGATTTCAGTTCGAGGATCTCTGGGCTGCATAAGTTTTTCATCATTATCAAGTTCTAAAACTTCATCATACCATGGAATGTCACCATACATTTTAAGAAGTTCGAAATAGAACCAAGCTCTAAAAAAATGTGCTTCTCCAACATAATGTTTATAGGAATAGAAATCATCTTCACATTTTTCATAGTTTTTAAAGAATATGTTAATATCCCGGATTTGCCTCCATTCACCCGTCCATCTACCTGTTCTTATGGTTCTTTGTCCGTTCAAAATCACACTAGGGGAACCTCCATGGATCATTTCGTCAGAGTTGGTGGCTAAATCTACAATCATTGCAGAGTTTGGGAATGCCCTTGGATAAAATTGATACATATAGTTTCTTAAATCTGAACTGCTTTTCCAATAATTTTCTTCTGTGATTTGATCTAATGGTTTTAAATCTATAAAATCTTCACATGAAAGCAAAAATGAGATTGAAAGAGCTACAACAATCATCGACTTGTTTCTTATGTTATTCATTTTAATCATAATTGTAATGTTTTAATAGGTAATTGAAAATCCAAACGAATAAATTCTGTCTGCCCCATAGGTTGCAGCACCTGCTATTTCGTTAAAACCGACTATAGCTGCGGGATCAATCAATTTGGGAAGATTATCAATTGTAAGTAGATTTTCCCCGGAGAAAAATAATCGCACATCACGTAGATGTAATTTTGAAGTAATTCTGGCGGGAAGAGTATATCCTAATTGTATATTTTGTAACCTCAGATATGCTGCATTTACAAGATACCTGGTATTTGCATGTCCTCTATTTTTAATATCATTCGTACTATCCAGATATGTACGTGGAAAGAAAGCATCAGTGTTAATATTTGCATCGCCTTCATATAGTCCATAATATTTTGTACCAGGTTCATCCCTAAAATAGTCCAAATGTTTACCTTTCGCGTCAATATTTGAATCCCACCATGATCGCATAATACCCCAATAAAATACTGCATTCTGATTGAAATAATAATCTCTTTTACCTACACCTTTCCATAGCATCGAGAAATCAAAGTTTTTATATGAGACTCCTAAATTTACGCCAAATTGTAATCGGGGTTCAGAATTTCCAATAATCGATAAATCACCATGGTCATCTAATGTGTTTTTCCCATTGTCAATAATATCATCACCGTTGATATCTTCATATCTTATATCACCAGGTCTCCAGTTTACAGCGATAAATGAAGGGTCAATTTTTGATAAATATGAATCAACTTCATCCTGGGATCGAAATAAATCATTTACTGTGTATCCCCAAATTTCACCAACAACCCTTCCTTCATACCAGGTAGAAAGTGTATTGTTGGGGTTATAATATTGTGTGACGACAGATTTATAGTCTGACAAGTTTGCATTGACAAAATAAGATAGGTCTTTTCCTATACTCTGTCTCCAATTTATATTTAATTCCCACCCTCTGGTCCTTAATGTTGCATTATTTGACTGGGGTACATTGGCTCCTAAAACGCCTGGTTTAGGCTCCGACGGCCCGACCATATCCGTAGTAAGTCTTTCAAATAAATCAAAGTCAACCTGAAGTTTATTGTTAAATAACCCTACATTTAGTCCCATGTTTGTAGTAGTAGAAGTTTCCCAAGTCAGATTTCTATTAATTATCCCCGGCGCGCTTGTATAACCAATTTGCCGGGTTCCTCCCGGTTGAAAAATCCAATTCAATTTTCCTGTATTTATAGGCATTAAAGCCAGATCACTGTATGGAGATATGTTTTGATTCCCTAATTGTCCCCAAGATCCTCTTATTTTTAAAGTAGTGATATATTCTTGAGGAACATTCCAAAATGTCTCATTATGCATATTCCATCCTATTGATAAGGAAGGGAAAAATCCCCAGCGATTTCCTTTCGTAAATACGTAGGACCCATCATATCTGAAATTTGCTTCAAGCATATAGCGATCCGAGAAATTATATCCCAATCGGGAGAAATATCCCTGTGTTGCGTTGTTTGATAAATACTGATTGACGATTGCTTCTCCTGTGGCAGTTTGTAGAGAAGGTACATCCTGAAATATCATGTCAGTTTTAAAACCATTCAAAGTAATGTTATTGCCTTTTTCAAATTGAGATCCTACTAAAAATAAAAAATTGTGTTGCTGATTAATATTCAAATTATACGTAGCATAGATATTTGAAGTCCAAAAATTGTTCCTGTAATGCGTCTGTTCATATTGGTTTGGCGTGGTATTACCAAAGGGATAATATGTTTTATCCACGTTCTGAAGGTAAACTGTCTTATGCACTCGGGTATATACTCGTGAGTAATCGTTATAAGTAAAGTCGGCATTCAGCTTGAGGCCTTCCATGAAATTTATTTCGGTTTTTAAAGTATTCCAATAATCTCTTATATCTGATTTATCCGTACCCGACAGTATTGTCGGGATATGAGATTCCATAATATAACCCCCTCCTTCTTCCGGCGATCCCCATCCATTATACATGGGTGTCCATGGGTACGATCTCAATAGATGTCTAAACATGTGATCATAATCACCAGTTTCCGCTTGTGTCATATTCGGCCTTTCCCTGACACTATTGCTATACCGGGGTTCGTAGCTAACGCTCCACCAGTCGGTTATATCGAATTCAAATTTACCCATGAGATTAAACCTGTTATAATAGTCTGTTCCATATTGGATAACGCTATTTTGATTCAAATAACCAAGGGAAAGATAATAAGATGAACGTTCGGCACCTCCTGAAATACTTAAGTTGTGTTTATGATTAATTGCGCTACCAAAATAAATATCCCACCAGTTCGTATTTGCATAGTTTAAATTTGCATTGTTCCAAACATTCCCTTCAGGGTACGCCCCAAAGTTCGTTGCTCCTTCAGGCCAATTTGGCATTGACTCCCGTAAATAATCCCAATCCTTATTTTGGAATGCGATCATCCGATCGATTGTTTCATTTCCAATAGGACTCCCGCCGCCATTTCTTCCCGCTTCATTTAAGACACGTGCATGTGTCCATGAATCTAACATTGTTGGTAGCGGCATGGGATTCTCAATCATTAAGTTCGAGGATAAATTAATAGTGACTTTCTCTTTACGGTTACCTTTCTTTGTAGTTATAAGAATTACACCGTAAGGGGCCCGTGCTCCATAGATCGCAGATGAAGACGCATCTTTTAAGATTGATATTGTTTCTATATCTTCCGGGTTTAGTAAATTCATATCACCCGGTGATCCATCAATTAAAATTAACGGGCTTCCCCCATTCAAAGATCCCATTCCCCGAATTGTGACATCCATAGTCGCACCAGGCTGAAACCCATAATTGTTCCCAATGGATAAATTTAAACCAGGTGCGGCACCTTGTAATAGTTGCGAGACATTAGGGGACTGTCGATTCTTAAGTTTCTCATCAGAGATGACGTCCACAGCCCCCGTGACATTCACTTTCTTTTGCACACCGTAACCGACTACTACCACCTCTTCCAAAGTTTCCACATCCTCTTGCAGCACTATTTCGAGTGTTGTCCTTCCGTCGAGGGCTACAATTTGGGAAACCATCCCTACATAAGAGATCTCCAATATCGCGTCCGAAGGCACATTCGTTAAAATGAAGTTTCCTTCGGAATCGGTCACTGTGCCGGTTGATGTTCCCTGTATCATTACAGATACCCCGATCAATGATTCACCCTCTGCGTCGGTAATCATTCCTTTCACCGTTACGGTTTGTGCAGATAAACAGACAGAAGATGTCCACATTAAGAGAAACATCATCCCTTTCACTAAACTTAAAATTACATGTTTCATTCCTGGATTTTGTTTTAGATTGATTAATAAATGATTAGGTGTTAGTAAATGTTATTACGAACCGATTAATTATATATTTCAATGATATTCAGCATATTATAGCCCGTAATCATCATTACGTCTGTATAAGCTATGTATTTACCCGCCGACGGTGGATTTGATCCGTTACAAACGGCAAATGCCTTGTCGGCGTTTATTGAAAAATTAAACGGTTATTTCCGGCTAAAGCCGGCTGAGAGAGGAGAGAGTTTGCAGAGAACTGAAACCCGGTGCGGTAACGGGCAATCGTGCGGGCGAAGTATAGATTTTTGATTACAGAGTAAGACAGCCGATAGCCGGATTTCTGAAATCTTATCCCTTATACACTCTGATGTATATATGCGGGGATATAAAAAGAGGCGCGGACGATTGTCGTTATTCCAATCACTAGGCTCCGCAAGGGCCTCATCTCGAGAATAAGACAATGTCCACGCCCTTATTGCTAAGGGCGCTTCCATTCTTTGGCCTCGAGATTTGAATTTTGCGGATTCGTTATGAAGACCAAAAAAGCGCTATATTATTTCGTACCGTAGTTTTACGACACAAAGATAATAATTCGATTTAAATGCTGTTATGTTTTCATATCCTTTTTTTTAGAGAATTTTAATTATTCGACAAAGATATGGATATGCAAGTCGTATGAAGAATATAGGGCGTTCGTATTTATTAATTTGGGATTCGTATTTATTACAAAGAAAAATTTTGACTATCTTTGAAGATATTATATAAAACCCTATAAAAATGTACTGGCATGGAAACAGTTGAACAAAGATCAAGGAATAAAAATACGCATCATGGGCACGCCGTCAAACGTTTCCGGACTACGTTGGGGAAAAAACAGGAAGCGCTGGCCGCCGATATGGGAATCAGTCAGACGCTTGTCTCTTTTTACGAGAAAAAACAGGTAATTGAGGATGAGATGATTGATAAATTTGCCAAAGCGTTGAACGTAGCCCCTGAACTGATCAAGGAACTCGAAGAAGATCCGGTAACTTATATCATTGAAAACAATACATTTGAAGAGGGAAGCGTAAGCAATATAGCATCCACAAGTGAAAATTGTACTTACACGTATAATGCAATTGAACAATTTCTCGAACTGACCAAGGAAAAAACCGCTCTGTATGAACGGATGCTCGAACTGGAGAAAGAAAAAAGTGCCCTTTTGGAACAGTTGTTAAAAGACCGGAAATAGTCAACAAAAAGATTATATCTCACTTACCGACATAGTTATAAGCCAAGTGGCCCGGGAAATAACCTCCATGGGATAACCCGAATACAACTAAAGACCTATATAACTATTCAAAAGACAAATAACCATGGCATACGAAATGAACAAAATACAATCACATTTAGAGATACTATCAGGATGTAAAGGCATTGAAGAAAGAGTCCTCTACATTCTTCTTGCATACAAATTTACTCTTTTTCCATAGAGGGTTCCAATGTATGGTAGCGGTCGAAATCTTATGTTGTGCACAACATAACAATTCATATGTTGCGTAGCCATTTATGTTGGTATCCAATCCTAACCTATTGTCTGTAAGTATTCTATTCATTTTCAACACAACATAAATTTTGACTGCAAAAAATAATATATTCGTTATAGACTATCTAAGAGGGAAAGTATAGAGAGATGGTTTTACTTTGCCACAAATTTGTTATATATTTGTGGCAAAGTAAAACTTAGCTAATTATGCAAAGTACTTATAATGAAATAAAACAAAAAATAGAATCTGCTGAACGTGGCACTCTTTTCTTTCCGGATGATTTTGCGGCAATAGGCACGTCTGATGCCATCAGATCCGCACTGGTCCGTTTATGCCGTTCTGATATTCTTGTTCGTGTGGCGCACGGCATTTATTATTATCCGAAGATTGATACTAAATGGGGAAGCGGGATCATACCCCCCGGCATTGAGGAGATAGCCAATGGGATAGCCAAACGGGACAAAGTGAGAATAGCTCCGACGGGGGCGTATGTTCTTAATTTGTTGGGACTATCTACTCAAGTACCGGCCAATGCGGTATTCATCACGGACGGTTCACCCCGTCGGGTTACTATCGGTAAAGGAAAAGGTATTTTGTTCAAACATACCTCCGAAATGCGTAATTTCGCTTATCAATCACGTTTGATGATGCTGATCGTTACCGCCATGCGTGAAATCGGAGAAGGAAATGTAACAGATATTCAAATGGGAATTATCAAATCCCACCTAAGGAACGTGCCTACCGATGAAATAAAAAAGGATATTCAGTTAGCTCCTGCCTGGGTGCGTAAAAAATTATTGGAAGAATGAAATACATAGACTTATCAAAAAAAGACCAACAGGATATTATACAAAGGGTGCAAGCTGAAAACGGACTAAACGGGCAAATCATTGAAAAGGATTGGTGGGTGACAACCGTTTTGCGTGCTTTGTTTTCATTACCTTACAGGGAACATTGCTCTTTCAAGGGAGGTACTTCGCTTAGTAAATGCTGGGGGCTGATCCGTAGATTCTCGGAAGATGCGGATATAGCTATCGACCGTGAATATTTAGGGTTCAGTGGCAAATTGTCTAAAACACAAATCAGTGACAAGCTCCGGCGTGCTTCCTGCACTTTTGTCAGGGAGAAATTGCAATATGATTTAGGTGAAAGGTTAGTAGAAATCGGTGTCGATAAAAGTAAGTTTACTATTCACGTGAATATCACTCCGGTTACGACGACAGATCCGGAGATTATCGAAGTGGAATATTCCTCAGTCTTTGAAGATAAAATGCCTTATATCCGTCATAAAGTACTTGTTGAAGTTAGCGGGAGATCAATGAGTGAGCCCGTTGTTCCTGTCCTTCTCAATTCATTCATAGATAAAGTGTTCACTGACGCGCCATTTAGTGAAGCGGAGTTTGAAGTAAGGGCGGTTGTTCCTCAACGTACATTCTTGGAAAAAGTGTTCCTACTGCATGAAGAGTTTTCCAAATCCTACGATTTGATGCGGACGGAACGTATGTCACGTCATTTATACGATATTGTACAAATAATGAATACTCAGATAGCGGAAGAGGCTTTGACAGATGAAAGACTGTATCGCTCAGTTATTGAACATCGCCGGATATTTATCGGGTTGAAAGATTTTGATTATTCAACATTACTCCCCAAAAGTATTCGAATTGTTCCTCCTGCCCATATTATAGAAGCATGGCGAAAAGATTACGCCACAATGCAGGAAACAATGATTTATGGCGAATCTCTGCCTTTTGAGGATATGATAGAAAAAATACGGATTTTAAATGAAAGAATCTGCGAATTATCTTACTAAAAAGATTATATTCACTTACTTTTACGTAGTTTAGTTATGTTGTGTAAGGAATGAGGTGTACTGATAAATAGGAAGTTGATAAAACAAGCTAACATAAATGGTTGTATTGGTATATTACTATGTAAAAGTGCTGATAGTGCCGTGGTAGAATACGTTTTTCTCACTTTCCAACCATTGGGAAGGATTAAAAGAAATCGCCGCAGCTTTAGGAGTAACCATAGAAGGATTAAAGAAATACAGTGAGGAAACGGTTCTGTATAATGAGTTGACAGCCCGTGGCGAACCAATACCGTACGATAGATAACAGATAAGTATAAAACCAGGGAACAAAGGAACTATCGCTTTGTTCCCTGGTTT
This window of the Proteiniphilum saccharofermentans genome carries:
- a CDS encoding SusC/RagA family TonB-linked outer membrane protein, giving the protein MKHVILSLVKGMMFLLMWTSSVCLSAQTVTVKGMITDAEGESLIGVSVMIQGTSTGTVTDSEGNFILTNVPSDAILEISYVGMVSQIVALDGRTTLEIVLQEDVETLEEVVVVGYGVQKKVNVTGAVDVISDEKLKNRQSPNVSQLLQGAAPGLNLSIGNNYGFQPGATMDVTIRGMGSLNGGSPLILIDGSPGDMNLLNPEDIETISILKDASSSAIYGARAPYGVILITTKKGNRKEKVTINLSSNLMIENPMPLPTMLDSWTHARVLNEAGRNGGGSPIGNETIDRMIAFQNKDWDYLRESMPNWPEGATNFGAYPEGNVWNNANLNYANTNWWDIYFGSAINHKHNLSISGGAERSSYYLSLGYLNQNSVIQYGTDYYNRFNLMGKFEFDITDWWSVSYEPRYSNSVRERPNMTQAETGDYDHMFRHLLRSYPWTPMYNGWGSPEEGGGYIMESHIPTILSGTDKSDIRDYWNTLKTEINFMEGLKLNADFTYNDYSRVYTRVHKTVYLQNVDKTYYPFGNTTPNQYEQTHYRNNFWTSNIYATYNLNINQQHNFLFLVGSQFEKGNNITLNGFKTDMIFQDVPSLQTATGEAIVNQYLSNNATQGYFSRLGYNFSDRYMLEANFRYDGSYVFTKGNRWGFFPSLSIGWNMHNETFWNVPQEYITTLKIRGSWGQLGNQNISPYSDLALMPINTGKLNWIFQPGGTRQIGYTSAPGIINRNLTWETSTTTNMGLNVGLFNNKLQVDFDLFERLTTDMVGPSEPKPGVLGANVPQSNNATLRTRGWELNINWRQSIGKDLSYFVNANLSDYKSVVTQYYNPNNTLSTWYEGRVVGEIWGYTVNDLFRSQDEVDSYLSKIDPSFIAVNWRPGDIRYEDINGDDIIDNGKNTLDDHGDLSIIGNSEPRLQFGVNLGVSYKNFDFSMLWKGVGKRDYYFNQNAVFYWGIMRSWWDSNIDAKGKHLDYFRDEPGTKYYGLYEGDANINTDAFFPRTYLDSTNDIKNRGHANTRYLVNAAYLRLQNIQLGYTLPARITSKLHLRDVRLFFSGENLLTIDNLPKLIDPAAIVGFNEIAGAATYGADRIYSFGFSITY
- a CDS encoding RagB/SusD family nutrient uptake outer membrane protein; amino-acid sequence: MIKMNNIRNKSMIVVALSISFLLSCEDFIDLKPLDQITEENYWKSSSDLRNYMYQFYPRAFPNSAMIVDLATNSDEMIHGGSPSVILNGQRTIRTGRWTGEWRQIRDINIFFKNYEKCEDDFYSYKHYVGEAHFFRAWFYFELLKMYGDIPWYDEVLELDNDEKLMQPRDPRTEIIDNILDDLDKAVLFLDYRKDVGNCVINKEVALAFQTRVALFEGSWQKYHSGTQFSTPGIDPDKYFLKCVEAAEELIGGNYLVGIYETGKPDSDYYTMFGLENMGDINEVLLYKSFNLAEGFGNTVEGYLSYNAEQKGATWDLISSYLGKNGKPFDYLNLSGTSKGNDFLIQIAQNCDVRLKSTIYIPGDYRSVERNLIFDKPTIDAGVLQLCPTGFQIKKTTNPYSSGAAQSWEAGSQTGLIIFRFGEVLLNYAEAKYELDNSIVYEQLNLLRARVGMPNFTVNKQTEDPNLIDYGYPIPDELYEIRRERRVELALEGMRDEDLNRWAAHSLFKNKRPKGYPLNVAEFPDYNGNVDDNGLIDHYRQQLPNGYQFKENRDYLYSIPQDELTLNPNLTQNPGW
- a CDS encoding helix-turn-helix domain-containing protein; the protein is METVEQRSRNKNTHHGHAVKRFRTTLGKKQEALAADMGISQTLVSFYEKKQVIEDEMIDKFAKALNVAPELIKELEEDPVTYIIENNTFEEGSVSNIASTSENCTYTYNAIEQFLELTKEKTALYERMLELEKEKSALLEQLLKDRK